A stretch of the Salminus brasiliensis chromosome 19, fSalBra1.hap2, whole genome shotgun sequence genome encodes the following:
- the sh3tc2 gene encoding SH3 domain and tetratricopeptide repeat-containing protein 2 isoform X1, with the protein MACCCCPVPCLRNCFLLSDISTAELDALWNEPPYALTGANELFPGNDVMATGDEEVETEAEVEGEGITGESYWRKKEAFNGTSAVSLAVGERFSSDVILLFSGKRRSSVEPDSQLQEALRTRLRVVESNSQDVIQLFKDLSARLVSVHAEKDCFVITFKTVEEIWKFSTYLALGYVVRCLENFLCDQSFWLDPVLLSDVEICVTVDEEHLATLYLGLLLQEGSFFAKALQNSECTQEEEDLAYKKNDLVMVKDIGQQGQWEGTLLSTGQHGLVPVHAMQPLPYPFYQWFLRKYPGSAGFVSEKSLFDQPIVTGTCVAVVDHFPMVKDELHFSQGDLIEVEGLLISSLNMFIGRHLSSGHIGFVNKVHVKPESIKPLSRQLVFLSEEERMALSQFNPCHEQYHTGLPDKLFSTDISTVYRLDRLDDSDFTYIRNRPKQEHKHPVDARKSTISEKSETPPYHSSPRPSFYASQSHLEREQEAFSFSLDDTFREMDEYEEDPLNYMDESIWETEEAEFVDPLLTFLNLDHFQDTFQPLYDLSYSFLDTVFGGLPEDEVLLHLESLREGAKKGRMLWAHRRACFLLGRLCAKKFKYSQARVYFEEALKVPVEGFDDKPLLIALYTNLTAVYLKQRMTDKLPYTLDKASALISCLPCHNFCSLDEFELLKPILRKAVVDNDKNLEARTCYLILCLFLQLRKIEEALPFVERLQFLTITLSVEEDRPIGPVDFNWLLCRLYNKKYLPYLALASLSLDSGQDHSLDDAFQKIELFIKNSYRLNPRWRDGTTLLPAQVVVYLQQALSIAGHGEDLKTQRDLCLCLASVYQQYGALDKAVPFAQQAVQTGSRINEEEGFEASVLLAWLLVLTGEPDTAQSTLQPLLKSLNETDSPTQRGVVHNLLALCLRKQDSVTEAARNFYCALKISQENGNKRNEALALANLGCLALSIGAPCLAESFLLRSLHLFQSLSESPSDEEHVQALLWLGRSYKDRGGSQEVRLCYEMGLLIAISAKNLHSQMVVAKVLSRLYADLLLYGQCIIYYEHCVGLSREMKDKRLEGEYLEILSSLYLSLNTEKSSRKSLDYTKQSLRISIDLGKRQEESETWLQVGRIYYLIHEDELADMYLQAAVKTALRMNDPRFAMSIYEEAGDVFFKGHRNRLAALPFFRDGSLPFARSIKDVHSEFRLLSKLSELLLKEGQYEEALQYSTLAVQISTTTGIHLNERVAYHRLASVYFCLEQYEMAENYYLKALSLSPTALEHAADAHYYVKIYCRLADLTLHKLKDAFDAMGYFHLALAAALEDPGNPQALYIIYMKLAEIHASHLPDAEQSQRYMESAQSLKRELSEHPGSSNTENDNMDRATPESADAKSTSYSNADSGSTDSGSGSSTLVGSTTTDTSQTITAQPVADHNKTAFADISHKEETDTCISEDADAETSQFNQTNHTDAGV; encoded by the exons ATGGCATGCTGCTGCTGTCCAGTCCCATGTCTGAGAAACTGCTTCTTGCTTTCAG ACATATCGACTGCTGAGCTCGATGCCTTATGGAACGAGCCCCCATACGCATTAACGGGAGCCAATGAGCTATTTCCAGGAAATGATGTCATGGCCACTG GAGATGAGGAAGTGGAGACAGAGGCTGAGGTGGAGGGCGAGGGGATCACTGGTGAGAGTTACTGGAGGAAGAAGGAAGCCTTCAATGGGACCAGCGCTGTCTCTCTAGCTGTGGGAGAACGCTTCTCTTCAG ATGTGATACTGCTGTTCAGTGGAAAGAGGCGGTCCAGTGTGGAGCCTGACAGTCAGCTGCAGGAGGCTTTACGGACCAGACTGAGGGTTGTAGAGAGCAACAGCCAAGACGTTATTCAGCTTTTTAAG GATCTATCCGCACGCTTGGTTTCAGTACATGCTGAAAAAGACTGTTTCGTCATCACCTTTAAGACTGTGGAGGAAATTTGGAAGTTCTCCACTTATCTGGCTCTAG GATATGTGGTAAGGTGCCTTGAGAACTTCCTGTGTGACCAGTCTTTCTGGCTGGACCCTGTGCTACTCAGTGACGTGGAGATCTGTGTGACGGTGGATGAGGAACACCTTGCCACCCTTTATCTGGGACTCCTGCTGCAAGAGG gtTCATTCTTTGCCAAAGCTCTGCAGAATAGCGAGTGTACCCAGGAGGAAGAGGACCTGGCCTACAAGAAGAATGACCTGGTTATGGTGAAGGATATTGGACAGCAGGGTCAGTGGGAGGGAACACTGTTGTCCACTGGCCAGCATGGCCTAGTGCCTGTACATGCTATGCAGCCTCTGCCCTACCCTTTCTACCA GTGGTTTCTCAGAAAGTACCCTGGAAGTGCAGGATTTGTATCCGAAAAAAGTCTGTTTGACCAGCCCATTG taACAGGGACCTGTGTGGCAGTGGTGGATCATTTTCCAATGGTTAAAGATGAACTGCACTTCAGTCAAGGAGATTTAATTGAGGTGGAGGGCTTGCTTATCAGCTCTTTGAACATGTTCATAGGAAGACATCTTTCTAGTGGACATATTGGATTTGTCAACAAGGTCCACGTGAAACCAGAGAGTATAAAACCACT CAGTAGACAATTGGTCTTTCTGAGTGAAGAGGAGAGAATGGCTCTCTCGCAGTTTAACCCCTGCCACGAACAGTACCACACTGGCCTACCGGACAAACTCTTCTCCACTGACATTAGCACTGTGTACAGATTAG aTAGACTGGACGATTCAGATTTCACCTACATCAGAAACCGACCCAAGCAAG AACACAAACACCCAGTGGATGCCAGGAAGAGCACTATATCAGAAAAGAGTGAAACCCCACCCTACCATTCCTCCCCACGTCCTTCCTTCTACGCTTCTCAAAGTCACCTAGAGAGGGAGCAGGAGGCCTTCTCCTTCAGCTTGGATGACACCTTCCGAGAGATGGATGAATACGAGGAGGATCCACTAAACTATATGGACGAAAGCATCTGGGAAACTGAAGAGGCTGAGTTCGTTGACCCCTTGTTGACTTTCCTGAACCTGGACCACTTCCAAGACACTTTCCAACCACTTTATGACCTCTCCTACTCCTTCCTGGACACGGTCTTTGGTGGTCTTCCGGAGGACGAGGTGCTGCTGCATCTGGAGAGTTTGCGGGAGGGGGCAAAGAAAGGCAGGATGCTGTGGGCTCACCGGCGAGCCTGTTTCCTTCTTGGCAGGCTGTGCGCCAAAAAGTTTAAGTACTCGCAAGCTCGAGTCTACTTTGAGGAGGCCTTAAAGGTCCCTGTGGAGGGATTTGATGACAAACCTTTGCTGATCGCTCTGTACACTAACCTTACTGCTGTTTACCTCAAGCAAAGGATGACCGACAAACTGCCTTATACACTGGATAAGGCCAGTGCTCTTATATCATGCCTTCCTTGCCAcaatttctgctctctggatgAATTTGAATTGCTCAAGCCCATTTTGCGTAAAGCTGTGGTAGACAATGACAAGAACCTTGAGGCACGGACTTGCTACCTCATCCTTTGCCTCTTTCTGCAGCTGAGGAAGATTGAGGAGGCCTTACCTTTTGTGGAGAGACTCCAGTTCCTGACTATCACTCTCTCTGTGGAGGAAGACAGGCCGATCGGGCCAGTGGACTTTAACTGGCTACTCTGCAGGCTCTACAACAAGAAGTATCTTCCTTACCTTGCTCTAGCCTCTCTCAGTTTGGACTCAGGTCAGGACCATTCCTTGGACGATGCCTTTCAAAAGATTGAACTGTTCATTAAGAATTCATACAGATTGAATCCTCGGTGGAGGGACGGCACGACTCTGCTCCCGGCCCAGGTGGTAGTTTACTTACAACAGGCCTTATCCATAGCCGGCCATGGGGAGGACCTGAAGACCCAGAGAGACCTGTGTCTCTGTCTGGCTAGTGTGTACCAGCAGTACGGAGCCTTAGATAAAGCAGTGCCCTTTGCCCAGCAGGCTGTACAGACAGGGAGCCGCATTAACGAGGAGGAGGGATTTGAGGCATCAGTACTGCTGGCTTGGCTCCTGGTGCTGACAGGCGAACCAGACACTGCCCAGTCTACTCTACAGCCTCTCCTTAAATCCCTGAATGAAACAGACAGTCCAACACAACGTGGTGTGGTCCATAACCTGCTAGCTCTATGCCTTCGCAAGCAGGACAGTGTTACAGAAGCAGCAAGGAACTTTTATTGTGCTCTGAAGATTTCACAGGAGAATGGGAACAAGCGTAATGAAGCACTGGCTCTGGCTAACCTGGGATGTCTTGCTTTGTCAATAGGGGCTCCTTGCCTGGCAGAGAGTTTCTTGCTCAGATCTCTGCATCTCTTCCAGAGTCTGTCTGAGAGTCCATCTGATGAAGAACATGTTCAGGCTCTGCTGTGGTTGGGCAGGAGCTACAAAGACAGGGGAGGAAGTCAAGAGGTCAGGCTATGCTATGAGATGGGCCTTCTGATCGCCATCAGTGCCAAGAACCTGCACA GCCAGATGGTTGTGGCAAAGGTGCTGAGCCGCCTGTATGCTGATTTGCTACTGTATGGACAATGCATCATTTACTATGAGCACTGCGTGGGCCTGTCCAGAGAGATGAAGGATAAACGTCTAGAGGGAGAATATTTGGAGATTCTTAGCAGTCTGTACCTCTCACTCAATACTGAGAA gtCTTCAAGGAAGTCTCTGGACTACACTAAGCAAAGCTTGAGGATTTCCATAGACCTGGGGAAGAGACAGGAAGAGTCAGAGACATGGCTGCAAGTGGGCCGCATCTACTACTTGATCCATGAGGACGAGCTGGCTGATATGTATCTCCAG GCAGCAGTAAAGACAGCCTTGAGGATGAACGATCCACGCTTTGCCATGAGCATTTATGAAGAAGCTGGGGATGTCTTCTTCAAAGGACACAGAAATCGTCTTGCTGCCCTGCCATTTTTCAGA GACGGGAGTCTGCCATTTGCAAGGAGCATTAAGGATGTGCACTCAGAGTTCAGGCTATTAAGTAAACTGTCTGAACTGCTGCTGAAGGAAGGCCAGTATGAAGAGGCTCTGCAGTATTCTACACTTGCAGTGCAGATTAGCACAACCACCG GCATACATCTGAATGAGAGGGTAGCCTACCATCGCCTGGCATCAGTCTACTTCTGTCTGGAGCAGTATGAAATGGCTGAGAACTACTATTTGAAGGCGTTGTCTCTGTCTCCCACTGCACTGGAGCATGCTGCTGATGCCCACTACTACGTAAAAATCTATTGCAGATTGGCTGACTTGACACTGCACAAGCTAAAG GATGCTTTTGACGCAATGGGCTATTTCCACTTGGCCCTGGCAGCAGCTCTGGAGGATCCAGGGAACCCTCAAGCTCTATACATCATTTACATGAAGCTAGCAGAGATCCACGCCAGCCACCTACCTGATGCAGAGCAGAGCCAGAGATACATGGAGAGTGCGCAGAGCCTGAAGAGAGAGCTTTCTGAACACCCAGGTTCTAGTAATACAGAGAATGACAATATGGACCGTGCTACTCCAGAAAGTGCTGACGCCAAGTCTACCAGTTATTCCAACGCAGACTCAGGGAGCACGGACTCTGGCAGTGGAAGTAGTACTCTCGTAGGTTCCACCACAACAGACACTAGCCAGACAATCACTGCCCAGCCAGTGGCTGACCATAACAAGACTGCTTTTGCTGACATCAGCCACAAAGAGGAAACGGACACTTGCATTTCAGAAGATGCTGATGCAGAAACAAGCCAGTTTAATCAAACAAACCACACAGATGCTGGTGTGTAG
- the sh3tc2 gene encoding SH3 domain and tetratricopeptide repeat-containing protein 2 isoform X4, producing MACCCCPVPCLRNCFLLSGDEEVETEAEVEGEGITGESYWRKKEAFNGTSAVSLAVGERFSSDVILLFSGKRRSSVEPDSQLQEALRTRLRVVESNSQDVIQLFKDLSARLVSVHAEKDCFVITFKTVEEIWKFSTYLALGYVVRCLENFLCDQSFWLDPVLLSDVEICVTVDEEHLATLYLGLLLQEGSFFAKALQNSECTQEEEDLAYKKNDLVMVKDIGQQGQWEGTLLSTGQHGLVPVHAMQPLPYPFYQWFLRKYPGSAGFVSEKSLFDQPIVTGTCVAVVDHFPMVKDELHFSQGDLIEVEGLLISSLNMFIGRHLSSGHIGFVNKVHVKPESIKPLSRQLVFLSEEERMALSQFNPCHEQYHTGLPDKLFSTDISTVYRLDRLDDSDFTYIRNRPKQEHKHPVDARKSTISEKSETPPYHSSPRPSFYASQSHLEREQEAFSFSLDDTFREMDEYEEDPLNYMDESIWETEEAEFVDPLLTFLNLDHFQDTFQPLYDLSYSFLDTVFGGLPEDEVLLHLESLREGAKKGRMLWAHRRACFLLGRLCAKKFKYSQARVYFEEALKVPVEGFDDKPLLIALYTNLTAVYLKQRMTDKLPYTLDKASALISCLPCHNFCSLDEFELLKPILRKAVVDNDKNLEARTCYLILCLFLQLRKIEEALPFVERLQFLTITLSVEEDRPIGPVDFNWLLCRLYNKKYLPYLALASLSLDSGQDHSLDDAFQKIELFIKNSYRLNPRWRDGTTLLPAQVVVYLQQALSIAGHGEDLKTQRDLCLCLASVYQQYGALDKAVPFAQQAVQTGSRINEEEGFEASVLLAWLLVLTGEPDTAQSTLQPLLKSLNETDSPTQRGVVHNLLALCLRKQDSVTEAARNFYCALKISQENGNKRNEALALANLGCLALSIGAPCLAESFLLRSLHLFQSLSESPSDEEHVQALLWLGRSYKDRGGSQEVRLCYEMGLLIAISAKNLHSQMVVAKVLSRLYADLLLYGQCIIYYEHCVGLSREMKDKRLEGEYLEILSSLYLSLNTEKSSRKSLDYTKQSLRISIDLGKRQEESETWLQVGRIYYLIHEDELADMYLQAAVKTALRMNDPRFAMSIYEEAGDVFFKGHRNRLAALPFFRDGSLPFARSIKDVHSEFRLLSKLSELLLKEGQYEEALQYSTLAVQISTTTGIHLNERVAYHRLASVYFCLEQYEMAENYYLKALSLSPTALEHAADAHYYVKIYCRLADLTLHKLKDAFDAMGYFHLALAAALEDPGNPQALYIIYMKLAEIHASHLPDAEQSQRYMESAQSLKRELSEHPGSSNTENDNMDRATPESADAKSTSYSNADSGSTDSGSGSSTLVGSTTTDTSQTITAQPVADHNKTAFADISHKEETDTCISEDADAETSQFNQTNHTDAGV from the exons ATGGCATGCTGCTGCTGTCCAGTCCCATGTCTGAGAAACTGCTTCTTGCTTTCAG GAGATGAGGAAGTGGAGACAGAGGCTGAGGTGGAGGGCGAGGGGATCACTGGTGAGAGTTACTGGAGGAAGAAGGAAGCCTTCAATGGGACCAGCGCTGTCTCTCTAGCTGTGGGAGAACGCTTCTCTTCAG ATGTGATACTGCTGTTCAGTGGAAAGAGGCGGTCCAGTGTGGAGCCTGACAGTCAGCTGCAGGAGGCTTTACGGACCAGACTGAGGGTTGTAGAGAGCAACAGCCAAGACGTTATTCAGCTTTTTAAG GATCTATCCGCACGCTTGGTTTCAGTACATGCTGAAAAAGACTGTTTCGTCATCACCTTTAAGACTGTGGAGGAAATTTGGAAGTTCTCCACTTATCTGGCTCTAG GATATGTGGTAAGGTGCCTTGAGAACTTCCTGTGTGACCAGTCTTTCTGGCTGGACCCTGTGCTACTCAGTGACGTGGAGATCTGTGTGACGGTGGATGAGGAACACCTTGCCACCCTTTATCTGGGACTCCTGCTGCAAGAGG gtTCATTCTTTGCCAAAGCTCTGCAGAATAGCGAGTGTACCCAGGAGGAAGAGGACCTGGCCTACAAGAAGAATGACCTGGTTATGGTGAAGGATATTGGACAGCAGGGTCAGTGGGAGGGAACACTGTTGTCCACTGGCCAGCATGGCCTAGTGCCTGTACATGCTATGCAGCCTCTGCCCTACCCTTTCTACCA GTGGTTTCTCAGAAAGTACCCTGGAAGTGCAGGATTTGTATCCGAAAAAAGTCTGTTTGACCAGCCCATTG taACAGGGACCTGTGTGGCAGTGGTGGATCATTTTCCAATGGTTAAAGATGAACTGCACTTCAGTCAAGGAGATTTAATTGAGGTGGAGGGCTTGCTTATCAGCTCTTTGAACATGTTCATAGGAAGACATCTTTCTAGTGGACATATTGGATTTGTCAACAAGGTCCACGTGAAACCAGAGAGTATAAAACCACT CAGTAGACAATTGGTCTTTCTGAGTGAAGAGGAGAGAATGGCTCTCTCGCAGTTTAACCCCTGCCACGAACAGTACCACACTGGCCTACCGGACAAACTCTTCTCCACTGACATTAGCACTGTGTACAGATTAG aTAGACTGGACGATTCAGATTTCACCTACATCAGAAACCGACCCAAGCAAG AACACAAACACCCAGTGGATGCCAGGAAGAGCACTATATCAGAAAAGAGTGAAACCCCACCCTACCATTCCTCCCCACGTCCTTCCTTCTACGCTTCTCAAAGTCACCTAGAGAGGGAGCAGGAGGCCTTCTCCTTCAGCTTGGATGACACCTTCCGAGAGATGGATGAATACGAGGAGGATCCACTAAACTATATGGACGAAAGCATCTGGGAAACTGAAGAGGCTGAGTTCGTTGACCCCTTGTTGACTTTCCTGAACCTGGACCACTTCCAAGACACTTTCCAACCACTTTATGACCTCTCCTACTCCTTCCTGGACACGGTCTTTGGTGGTCTTCCGGAGGACGAGGTGCTGCTGCATCTGGAGAGTTTGCGGGAGGGGGCAAAGAAAGGCAGGATGCTGTGGGCTCACCGGCGAGCCTGTTTCCTTCTTGGCAGGCTGTGCGCCAAAAAGTTTAAGTACTCGCAAGCTCGAGTCTACTTTGAGGAGGCCTTAAAGGTCCCTGTGGAGGGATTTGATGACAAACCTTTGCTGATCGCTCTGTACACTAACCTTACTGCTGTTTACCTCAAGCAAAGGATGACCGACAAACTGCCTTATACACTGGATAAGGCCAGTGCTCTTATATCATGCCTTCCTTGCCAcaatttctgctctctggatgAATTTGAATTGCTCAAGCCCATTTTGCGTAAAGCTGTGGTAGACAATGACAAGAACCTTGAGGCACGGACTTGCTACCTCATCCTTTGCCTCTTTCTGCAGCTGAGGAAGATTGAGGAGGCCTTACCTTTTGTGGAGAGACTCCAGTTCCTGACTATCACTCTCTCTGTGGAGGAAGACAGGCCGATCGGGCCAGTGGACTTTAACTGGCTACTCTGCAGGCTCTACAACAAGAAGTATCTTCCTTACCTTGCTCTAGCCTCTCTCAGTTTGGACTCAGGTCAGGACCATTCCTTGGACGATGCCTTTCAAAAGATTGAACTGTTCATTAAGAATTCATACAGATTGAATCCTCGGTGGAGGGACGGCACGACTCTGCTCCCGGCCCAGGTGGTAGTTTACTTACAACAGGCCTTATCCATAGCCGGCCATGGGGAGGACCTGAAGACCCAGAGAGACCTGTGTCTCTGTCTGGCTAGTGTGTACCAGCAGTACGGAGCCTTAGATAAAGCAGTGCCCTTTGCCCAGCAGGCTGTACAGACAGGGAGCCGCATTAACGAGGAGGAGGGATTTGAGGCATCAGTACTGCTGGCTTGGCTCCTGGTGCTGACAGGCGAACCAGACACTGCCCAGTCTACTCTACAGCCTCTCCTTAAATCCCTGAATGAAACAGACAGTCCAACACAACGTGGTGTGGTCCATAACCTGCTAGCTCTATGCCTTCGCAAGCAGGACAGTGTTACAGAAGCAGCAAGGAACTTTTATTGTGCTCTGAAGATTTCACAGGAGAATGGGAACAAGCGTAATGAAGCACTGGCTCTGGCTAACCTGGGATGTCTTGCTTTGTCAATAGGGGCTCCTTGCCTGGCAGAGAGTTTCTTGCTCAGATCTCTGCATCTCTTCCAGAGTCTGTCTGAGAGTCCATCTGATGAAGAACATGTTCAGGCTCTGCTGTGGTTGGGCAGGAGCTACAAAGACAGGGGAGGAAGTCAAGAGGTCAGGCTATGCTATGAGATGGGCCTTCTGATCGCCATCAGTGCCAAGAACCTGCACA GCCAGATGGTTGTGGCAAAGGTGCTGAGCCGCCTGTATGCTGATTTGCTACTGTATGGACAATGCATCATTTACTATGAGCACTGCGTGGGCCTGTCCAGAGAGATGAAGGATAAACGTCTAGAGGGAGAATATTTGGAGATTCTTAGCAGTCTGTACCTCTCACTCAATACTGAGAA gtCTTCAAGGAAGTCTCTGGACTACACTAAGCAAAGCTTGAGGATTTCCATAGACCTGGGGAAGAGACAGGAAGAGTCAGAGACATGGCTGCAAGTGGGCCGCATCTACTACTTGATCCATGAGGACGAGCTGGCTGATATGTATCTCCAG GCAGCAGTAAAGACAGCCTTGAGGATGAACGATCCACGCTTTGCCATGAGCATTTATGAAGAAGCTGGGGATGTCTTCTTCAAAGGACACAGAAATCGTCTTGCTGCCCTGCCATTTTTCAGA GACGGGAGTCTGCCATTTGCAAGGAGCATTAAGGATGTGCACTCAGAGTTCAGGCTATTAAGTAAACTGTCTGAACTGCTGCTGAAGGAAGGCCAGTATGAAGAGGCTCTGCAGTATTCTACACTTGCAGTGCAGATTAGCACAACCACCG GCATACATCTGAATGAGAGGGTAGCCTACCATCGCCTGGCATCAGTCTACTTCTGTCTGGAGCAGTATGAAATGGCTGAGAACTACTATTTGAAGGCGTTGTCTCTGTCTCCCACTGCACTGGAGCATGCTGCTGATGCCCACTACTACGTAAAAATCTATTGCAGATTGGCTGACTTGACACTGCACAAGCTAAAG GATGCTTTTGACGCAATGGGCTATTTCCACTTGGCCCTGGCAGCAGCTCTGGAGGATCCAGGGAACCCTCAAGCTCTATACATCATTTACATGAAGCTAGCAGAGATCCACGCCAGCCACCTACCTGATGCAGAGCAGAGCCAGAGATACATGGAGAGTGCGCAGAGCCTGAAGAGAGAGCTTTCTGAACACCCAGGTTCTAGTAATACAGAGAATGACAATATGGACCGTGCTACTCCAGAAAGTGCTGACGCCAAGTCTACCAGTTATTCCAACGCAGACTCAGGGAGCACGGACTCTGGCAGTGGAAGTAGTACTCTCGTAGGTTCCACCACAACAGACACTAGCCAGACAATCACTGCCCAGCCAGTGGCTGACCATAACAAGACTGCTTTTGCTGACATCAGCCACAAAGAGGAAACGGACACTTGCATTTCAGAAGATGCTGATGCAGAAACAAGCCAGTTTAATCAAACAAACCACACAGATGCTGGTGTGTAG